Proteins found in one Salvia splendens isolate huo1 chromosome 10, SspV2, whole genome shotgun sequence genomic segment:
- the LOC121753244 gene encoding alkylated DNA repair protein ALKBH8 homolog isoform X2 codes for MPRFTSPNGGDDVSSPHLYVANCGPAVGFSHETIASVFAIYGEVEGVYAADESGTRVIVSYHDKTSSQAAMKALNRHPCSSLGGHTLHIQYSVQSLGKVNNTASVPVSTSASDLDILGLHLMHDFVTPQEEQELLAAVDDRPWHHLAKRRVQHYGYEFCYDIRNVNTNQYLGELPSFISPVLQRIRSFQALGRAADMSLDQLTVNEYPPGVGLSPHVDTHSAFDELIFSLSLAGPCIMEFRKYTTGVWQGNSTDLENQIPGKNLNLVKKAIYLPPRSLLSISGEARYAWHHYIPHHKVDQVYDSLIRRSARRVSFTLRKVRPALADVNSLSSVIRKNSHI; via the exons ATGCCGAGATTTACGAGTCCTAACGGAGGGGACGATGTGTCGAGTCCTCACCTCTATGTGGCTAACTGTGGGCCTGCAGTTGGATTTTCACATGAAACTATTGCATCTGTATTTGCCATCTACGGAGAAGTCGAGGGTGTCTATGCTGCTGACGAGAGTGGGACACGTGTGATTGTCTCCTATCATGATAAGACCAGTTCACAGGCTGCCATGAAAGCATTGAATAGACATCCATGTTCTAGTCTTGGAGGTCATACCTTGCACATTCAGTATTCCGTGCAATCACTCGGTAAG GTGAACAACACTGCTTCAGTTCCAGTTTCGACATCAGCATCGGATTTGGACATTCTCGGACTTCACTTGATGCACGACTTTGTCACTCCTCAGGAAGAGCAA GAATTGCTTGCAGCTGTGGATGATAGGCCATGGCATCATCTAGCCAAAAGAAGAGTTCAACACTACGGATATGAGTTTTGCTATGAT ATAAGGAATGTTAATACTAATCAATACCTGGGTGAGCTCCCATCCTTCATATCTCCTGTACTCCAAAGGATCAGATCGTTTCAAGCACTTGGTCGAGCTGCAGATATGTCCCTAGATCAACTAACG GTTAATGAGTACCCTCCCGGAGTTGGTTTGTCCCCACACGTAGACACTCATTCTGCGTTTGATGAATTGATTTTCAGCCTCTCACTAGCTGGACCGTGCATCATGGAATTTAGAAAGTATACAACCGGTGTGTGGCAGGGTAATTCGACCGATCTGGAGAATCAGATACCTGGCAAGAACTTAAATTTGGTAAAGAAGGCTATCTATCTTCCACCTCGGTCATTGTTGTCGATATCTGGAGAGGCTCGATACGCGTGGCATCATTACATTCCACATCACAAG GTGGACCAAGTTTATGACAGTTTGATCCGTCGGAGTGCAAGAAGAGTGTCTTTTACATTGCGCAAG GTCAGGCCGGCCCTTGCCGATGTGAATTCCCTCAGTTCTGTGATTCGCAAAAATAGTCATATTTAA
- the LOC121753244 gene encoding alkylated DNA repair protein ALKBH8 homolog isoform X1, which translates to MPRFTSPNGGDDVSSPHLYVANCGPAVGFSHETIASVFAIYGEVEGVYAADESGTRVIVSYHDKTSSQAAMKALNRHPCSSLGGHTLHIQYSVQSLGKVNNTASVPVSTSASDLDILGLHLMHDFVTPQEEQVKDQIFGELLAAVDDRPWHHLAKRRVQHYGYEFCYDIRNVNTNQYLGELPSFISPVLQRIRSFQALGRAADMSLDQLTVNEYPPGVGLSPHVDTHSAFDELIFSLSLAGPCIMEFRKYTTGVWQGNSTDLENQIPGKNLNLVKKAIYLPPRSLLSISGEARYAWHHYIPHHKVDQVYDSLIRRSARRVSFTLRKVRPALADVNSLSSVIRKNSHI; encoded by the exons ATGCCGAGATTTACGAGTCCTAACGGAGGGGACGATGTGTCGAGTCCTCACCTCTATGTGGCTAACTGTGGGCCTGCAGTTGGATTTTCACATGAAACTATTGCATCTGTATTTGCCATCTACGGAGAAGTCGAGGGTGTCTATGCTGCTGACGAGAGTGGGACACGTGTGATTGTCTCCTATCATGATAAGACCAGTTCACAGGCTGCCATGAAAGCATTGAATAGACATCCATGTTCTAGTCTTGGAGGTCATACCTTGCACATTCAGTATTCCGTGCAATCACTCGGTAAG GTGAACAACACTGCTTCAGTTCCAGTTTCGACATCAGCATCGGATTTGGACATTCTCGGACTTCACTTGATGCACGACTTTGTCACTCCTCAGGAAGAGCAAGTTAAGGATCAGATTTTTGGA GAATTGCTTGCAGCTGTGGATGATAGGCCATGGCATCATCTAGCCAAAAGAAGAGTTCAACACTACGGATATGAGTTTTGCTATGAT ATAAGGAATGTTAATACTAATCAATACCTGGGTGAGCTCCCATCCTTCATATCTCCTGTACTCCAAAGGATCAGATCGTTTCAAGCACTTGGTCGAGCTGCAGATATGTCCCTAGATCAACTAACG GTTAATGAGTACCCTCCCGGAGTTGGTTTGTCCCCACACGTAGACACTCATTCTGCGTTTGATGAATTGATTTTCAGCCTCTCACTAGCTGGACCGTGCATCATGGAATTTAGAAAGTATACAACCGGTGTGTGGCAGGGTAATTCGACCGATCTGGAGAATCAGATACCTGGCAAGAACTTAAATTTGGTAAAGAAGGCTATCTATCTTCCACCTCGGTCATTGTTGTCGATATCTGGAGAGGCTCGATACGCGTGGCATCATTACATTCCACATCACAAG GTGGACCAAGTTTATGACAGTTTGATCCGTCGGAGTGCAAGAAGAGTGTCTTTTACATTGCGCAAG GTCAGGCCGGCCCTTGCCGATGTGAATTCCCTCAGTTCTGTGATTCGCAAAAATAGTCATATTTAA
- the LOC121753244 gene encoding alkylated DNA repair protein ALKBH8 homolog isoform X3 codes for MPRFTSPNGGDDVSSPHLYVANCGPAVGFSHETIASVFAIYGEVEGVYAADESGTRVIVSYHDKTSSQAAMKALNRHPCSSLGGHTLHIQYSVQSLGKVNNTASVPVSTSASDLDILGLHLMHDFVTPQEEQVKDQIFGELLAAVDDRPWHHLAKRRVQHYGYEFCYDIRNVNTNQYLGELPSFISPVLQRIRSFQALGRAADMSLDQLTVNEYPPGVGLSPHVDTHSAFDELIFSLSLAGPCIMEFRKYTTGVWQGNSTDLENQIPGKNLNLVKKAIYLPPRSLLSISGEARYAWHHYIPHHKVDQVRKLEVFNY; via the exons ATGCCGAGATTTACGAGTCCTAACGGAGGGGACGATGTGTCGAGTCCTCACCTCTATGTGGCTAACTGTGGGCCTGCAGTTGGATTTTCACATGAAACTATTGCATCTGTATTTGCCATCTACGGAGAAGTCGAGGGTGTCTATGCTGCTGACGAGAGTGGGACACGTGTGATTGTCTCCTATCATGATAAGACCAGTTCACAGGCTGCCATGAAAGCATTGAATAGACATCCATGTTCTAGTCTTGGAGGTCATACCTTGCACATTCAGTATTCCGTGCAATCACTCGGTAAG GTGAACAACACTGCTTCAGTTCCAGTTTCGACATCAGCATCGGATTTGGACATTCTCGGACTTCACTTGATGCACGACTTTGTCACTCCTCAGGAAGAGCAAGTTAAGGATCAGATTTTTGGA GAATTGCTTGCAGCTGTGGATGATAGGCCATGGCATCATCTAGCCAAAAGAAGAGTTCAACACTACGGATATGAGTTTTGCTATGAT ATAAGGAATGTTAATACTAATCAATACCTGGGTGAGCTCCCATCCTTCATATCTCCTGTACTCCAAAGGATCAGATCGTTTCAAGCACTTGGTCGAGCTGCAGATATGTCCCTAGATCAACTAACG GTTAATGAGTACCCTCCCGGAGTTGGTTTGTCCCCACACGTAGACACTCATTCTGCGTTTGATGAATTGATTTTCAGCCTCTCACTAGCTGGACCGTGCATCATGGAATTTAGAAAGTATACAACCGGTGTGTGGCAGGGTAATTCGACCGATCTGGAGAATCAGATACCTGGCAAGAACTTAAATTTGGTAAAGAAGGCTATCTATCTTCCACCTCGGTCATTGTTGTCGATATCTGGAGAGGCTCGATACGCGTGGCATCATTACATTCCACATCACAAG GTGGACCAAGTGCGTAAATTAGAAGTTTTCAACTATTAG
- the LOC121753243 gene encoding uncharacterized protein LOC121753243: MAAAILSCSNFPLIKLHFSSPSHSIPRASRFRGKTQLSSLPHMTISGVSNSQYGRVWEGSGSGKIYRRLGSCLVIPPPAGRKPKALIKFLGGAFIGAVPEVTYSYLMELLAEEGYLIISVPYNVSFDHEQVTREIYERFHACLNSILSTGLPDNGISATDIADLPYYSVGHSNGALLQVLTGSYFCEKIPKANAIISYNNKSASEAVPYFEQLGPVVKQIMPAIETSPVYSVAQSVTDGWKMLIDVAERVLPGYDPEATVSLTKFVDQLPSVFSQVAQGTSEFKPSPAENLDCLNKLYNIQHTLLVKFETDPIDETDLLEETLKPRVESFGGKVEKVVLRGTHMTPCIQEPRWEVGAVYTPADAIAQGLKAISLNEIRALSRTITNFFCSLQ; encoded by the exons ATGGCGGCCGCCATTCTCTCCTGCAGCAACTTCCCCCTAATCAAACTCCATTTCTCATCCCCCTCTCACTCCATCCCTCGCGCTTCTCGGTTCCGCGGGAAAACCCAATTATCGTCTTTGCCGCACATGACCATCAGCGGCGTCTCCAATTCCCAATATGGTAGGGTTTGGGAAGGCTCCGGAAGCGGTAAGATTTACCGGCGGCTCGGGTCTTGTCTCGTGATTCCTCCGCCGGCAGGCAGAAAGCCGAAGGCTTTGATCAAATTTTTGGGCGGCGCTTTCATTGGCGCCGTGCCCGAAGTTACGTACAG TTATCTGATGGAGCTGTTGGCGGAGGAAGGCTATTTGATTATATCTGTTCCGTACAATGTCAGCTTTGATCATGAACAAGTTACAAGAGAGATCTACGAGCGTTTCCATGCTTGTTTGAATTCGATTTTGAGCACTGGATTGCCTGATAATGGAATTTCAGCTACTGATATAGCTGATCTTCCCTATTATTCCGTTGGACATAG CAATGGCGCACTTCTGCAAGTGCTTACGGGTAGTTATTTCTGTGAGAAGATCCCAAAG GCCAATGCAATCATATCTTATAACAACAAATCAGCATCAGAAGCAGTTCCTTATTTTGAGCAG TTGGGTCCTGTAGTCAAGCAAATTATGCCGGCGATTGAAACATCCCCCGTGTATTCAGTGGCTCAAAGTGTCACAG ATGGATGGAAAATGCTAATAGACGTTGCTGAAAGAGTACTGCCTGGCTATGATCCCGAAGCTACCGTGTCATTGACCAAGTTCGTCGATCAGTTGCCCTCAGTATTTAGTCAG GTTGCTCAAGGAACTTCAGAGTTTAAGCCGTCTCCTGCTGAGAATCTCGACTGCTTAAACAAGCTATATAACATTCAACACACGCTACTG GTTAAGTTTGAGACAGACCCAATTGATGAGACTGATCTCCTAGAAGAGACCCTAAAACCCCGTGTTGAGTCTTTTGGTGGAAAAGTAGAGAAAGTCGTTCTACGTGGAACCCATATGACTCCATGCATACAG GAGCCAAGGTGGGAAGTTGGCGCGGTGTACACGCCAGCCGACGCGATTGCTCAAGGCCTTAAAGCCATATCCCTTAATGAGATCAGAGCCCTGTCTAGAACAATCACTAACTTCTTCTGCAGCCTCCAATAA